From the Lathyrus oleraceus cultivar Zhongwan6 chromosome 4, CAAS_Psat_ZW6_1.0, whole genome shotgun sequence genome, one window contains:
- the LOC127135429 gene encoding L-type lectin-domain containing receptor kinase IX.1, whose translation MIALNIQGMASSFSTIAVFFLSLIFFSFPTYSVHFRNPSFSPDDVTIIYQGSAAPTEGEVNFNIKEKYTCQVGRAIYAKRVLLWDSKTGEVTDFTTRFTFIIDTLSKPLYGHGLAFFLAPFGFEIPPNSASGFIGLFNTTTMVSPSNQIVHVEFDSYPNKEWGETTQHVGINNNSIISSVSTPWNTSLHSGDTAEVRIGYNSTTKNLTVSWNYQSTSDPQEKTSLSYHIDLLKTLPEWVTVGFSAATGFNGELHNLLSWEFNSTLDKSDDSNTKETRIIVIVTISCGVVIIVGAFVAYVVLKRKRKRSEKQKEEAMHLNSMNDDLERGAGPRRFTYKELDIATNNFSKDRKLGQGGFGAVYKGYFVDLDIQVAVKKISRGSRQGKKEYVTEVKVISQLRHRNLVKLLGWCHDKGEFLLVYEFMPNGSLDSHLFGKRTPLSWSARHKIVLGLASGLLYLHEEWERCVVHRDIKSSNVMLDSSFNAKLGDFGLAKLMDHELGPQTTGLAGTFGYLAPEYVSTGRASKESDVYSFGIVVMEITCGKKASEVMMEKNEEKGMNEWVWDHYGRGELLMAMDENLKKDFDEKQVECLMIVGLWCAHPDVSLRPSIRQAIQVLNFEVGLPNLPPKRPVATYHAPTTSGSSVEISITTSLQDGR comes from the coding sequence ATGATCGCTTTGAATATTCAAGGCATGGCTTCCAGTTTCTCTACCATTGCTGTTTTCTTCTTATCCTTaattttcttctcttttcctACTTATTCAGTTCACTTCCGAAATCCAAGTTTTAGTCCAGATGATGTCACTATAATCTACCAAGGTTCTGCAGCACCGACTGAGGGAGAAGTTAACTTTAACATAAAAGAAAAGTATACATGTCAAGTTGGAAGGGCCATCTATGCCAAAAGAGTGTTACTATGGGACTCAAAAACAGGTGAAGTCACTGACTTCACAACTCGTTTCACTTTTATAATCGATACTCTGAGTAAACCTTTATATGGCCATGGCCTAGCCTTTTTCTTGGCTCCTTTTGGATTTGAAATCCCACCCAATTCTGCTAGTGGCTTTATAGGCCTATTTAACACCACAACAATGGTTTCTCCTAGTAACCAAATTGTTCATGTGGAGTTTGATTCATACCCGAATAAGGAATGGGGTGAGACAACACAACATGTGGGAATCAACAATAACTCAATCATTTCATCAGTGTCAACTCCTTGGAATACTAGCTTACATAGCGGAGACACTGCTGAGGTAAGGATAGGTTACAACTCAACAACCAAGAATTTGACGGTATCTTGGAACTACCAAAGTACCTCTGATCCTCAAGAAAAAACCAGTCTTTCATATCATATTGATTTATTGAAGACCTTACCTGAATGGGTTACTGTTGGATTTTCAGCTGCAACAGGTTTCAATGGAGAATTACATAATCTTTTGTCATGGGAGTTTAATTCAACTTTGGATAAAAGTGATGATAGCAATACAAAAGAAACAAGAATAATTGTGATAGTAACAATCTCTTGTGGGGTTGTAATAATAGTAGGAGCATTTGTAGCATATGTAGTACtcaagaggaaaagaaagagaagTGAAAAGCAAAAAGAAGAGGCTATGCATTTAAATTCAATGAATGATGACCTTGAGAGAGGAGCAGGACCAAGGAGGTTCACCTACAAAGAACTTGATATTGCCACTAATAATTTCTCTAAGGATAGAAAGTTGGGTCAAGGTGGGTTTGGAGCTGTTTATAAAGGTTACTTTGTTGATTTAGATATACAAGTTGCTGTGAAGAAAATATCAAGAGGATCAAGACAAGGTAAGAAAGAATATGTAACTGAAGTTAAAGTGATTAGTCAGCTGAGACATAGGAATCTTGTGAAGTTGTTGGGTTGGTGCCATGATAAAGGTGAGTTTCTTCTTGTTTATGAGTTCATGCCAAATGGCAGTCTTGATTCTCATTTATTTGGTAAAAGAACACCTCTTTCTTGGAGTGCAAGGCATAAAATAGTTCTTGGATTGGCTTCTGGTTTGCTTTATCTACATGAAGAATGGGAGAGGTGTGTGGTACATAGAGATATCAAATCAAGTAATGTTATGTTAGATTCTAGTTTCAATGCTAAGCTTGGTGATTTTGGGTTGGCTAAATTGATGGATCATGAACTTGGGCCTCAAACAACCGGGCTAGCTGGAACATTTGGCTATCTAGCTCCAGAATATGTGAGTACAGGTAGGGCCAGCAAAGAGTCAGATGTGTATAGTTTTGGGATAGTTGTGATGGAGATAACTTGTGGAAAGAAAGCTTCTGAAGTTATGATGGAAAAAAATGAAGAGAAGGGAATGAATGAGTGGGTTTGGGATCATTATGGAAGAGGAGAACTACTGATGGCAATGGATGAGAATTTGAAAAAGGATTTTGATGAGAAACAAGTGGAGTGTTTGATGATTGTTGGACTATGGTGTGCTCATCCTGATGTAAGCCTTAGACCATCAATTAGACAGGCAATTCAAGTGCTTAATTTTGAGGTTGGCTTGCCAAATCTTCCACCAAAGAGACCTGTTGCAACCTATCATGCTCCTACAACATCCGGAAGCTCTGTTGAAATTTCTATAACCACAAGCCTTCAAGATGGTCGTTAA